The proteins below come from a single Saccharophagus degradans 2-40 genomic window:
- the ruvC gene encoding crossover junction endodeoxyribonuclease RuvC, with protein sequence MAIVLGVDPGSLKTGFGLVNHVSGRCEYIASGVIRMKSSDELPERLKTIFESLVEIIECYQPSEFAIEKVFMAKSAGSALKLGQARGAAIVAAVTNGLPVGEYEARKVKQSVVGSGAADKSQVQHMVRTLLHLTATPQEDAADALAIALCHINTQASLIRLAGSRQFRRGRLV encoded by the coding sequence ATGGCGATAGTGCTAGGCGTTGACCCAGGCTCATTGAAAACGGGCTTTGGGTTAGTAAATCACGTATCTGGGCGGTGTGAATATATCGCTAGTGGTGTGATCCGTATGAAATCTAGCGATGAGCTCCCTGAGCGCCTAAAAACGATATTTGAATCGCTAGTAGAAATCATTGAATGCTATCAGCCATCTGAATTTGCGATAGAGAAAGTATTTATGGCAAAAAGTGCGGGCTCAGCACTCAAGCTGGGGCAAGCGCGCGGTGCAGCGATAGTTGCTGCCGTAACTAACGGTTTGCCTGTGGGGGAATACGAAGCGCGAAAGGTCAAGCAATCGGTTGTTGGGTCGGGAGCGGCGGATAAATCGCAGGTTCAGCATATGGTACGCACACTTTTACATCTTACTGCTACCCCACAAGAGGACGCCGCGGACGCATTGGCGATTGCATTGTGCCATATCAATACTCAAGCAAGCCTAATTAGATTGGCGGGTTCGCGTCAGTTTAGGCGTGGCCGTTTGGTTTAA
- a CDS encoding GGDEF domain-containing protein produces the protein MKLTIRAKLFLSHFFAIMFVSGSIGSYFYGSAIENLENSLKSRLRNSAALLSKSFDTKELDLIQNEQNKSLPEYEKNLQLIISYASSNDDIAFIYIMRLRDGLVEFVLDSDQVNPARPGEIYKQNIPELIEGFASVSVDSSITTDRWGSFMSGYAPIGGGAAQYLIGLDMKADDVSNKLQDLKTKGLLSLLMSLILAYACCYYLSRNFVYRIRRLHDQCGDLIHADPKDVSVKGDEIDDLSDVFSVMLESFQKNQEILEAKVTERTEEVNKANRNLMIEVKARKQMMEQLRDLARTDYLTTLINRREMTNILRSVCIDYKVHPKPFVVTLMDIDDFKNINDCYGNGVGDEVLLSLCKRLSAMLDTKEVLARWGGEELLFLMNDATLTDAALRAEALRKTIEGMEFSVDNNIVSITASFGLAEYEVERGLDATIKEAGLALYRAKRLGKNRVSIEDS, from the coding sequence ATGAAATTAACAATTAGAGCAAAGCTATTTCTTAGTCATTTTTTCGCCATAATGTTCGTTTCGGGGAGTATTGGTTCCTACTTCTATGGGAGCGCAATCGAAAATTTAGAGAACAGCTTAAAGTCTAGGCTGCGTAATAGTGCAGCATTGCTTTCAAAAAGCTTTGATACGAAAGAGTTAGATCTCATACAAAACGAGCAAAATAAGTCGTTACCAGAGTATGAGAAAAATTTGCAGTTAATTATCAGCTATGCTTCTTCAAATGATGATATAGCTTTTATCTATATTATGCGTTTGCGAGACGGGCTGGTTGAGTTTGTACTAGATTCCGATCAAGTTAACCCTGCCAGACCTGGCGAAATATATAAACAAAATATTCCTGAGTTAATTGAAGGCTTTGCGAGTGTTAGTGTGGATTCATCCATCACTACCGATCGCTGGGGTAGTTTTATGTCTGGTTACGCGCCTATTGGTGGCGGGGCAGCCCAGTATTTAATCGGTTTAGATATGAAAGCCGACGACGTTAGCAATAAATTGCAGGATCTAAAAACAAAGGGTTTACTTTCGTTATTAATGTCGCTAATCCTAGCTTATGCCTGCTGTTATTACTTATCTCGTAATTTTGTCTATCGCATCCGCCGCTTACATGATCAATGCGGAGACCTTATTCATGCAGATCCAAAAGACGTAAGCGTTAAAGGGGATGAGATTGACGATTTAAGTGATGTGTTTAGTGTAATGCTAGAGTCGTTCCAAAAGAATCAAGAAATACTCGAAGCTAAGGTGACTGAGCGCACTGAAGAGGTTAATAAAGCAAACCGAAACTTAATGATTGAAGTGAAAGCGCGCAAACAAATGATGGAGCAATTGCGTGACTTGGCTAGAACTGATTACTTGACAACGCTTATCAATCGTCGGGAAATGACCAATATTTTAAGAAGTGTATGCATAGATTACAAAGTACACCCTAAGCCGTTTGTCGTAACTTTAATGGATATTGATGATTTTAAAAATATTAATGATTGTTACGGTAATGGAGTTGGGGACGAAGTGTTGCTTTCGCTTTGTAAGCGTTTAAGTGCAATGCTCGATACGAAGGAGGTTCTTGCTCGTTGGGGGGGAGAAGAATTATTGTTTTTGATGAACGACGCCACCTTAACTGATGCCGCATTGCGAGCGGAGGCATTGCGAAAAACCATCGAAGGCATGGAATTTTCTGTGGATAACAATATAGTTTCCATCACTGCTAGTTTTGGCTTGGCAGAATACGAAGTTGAGCGCGGTTTAGATGCCACTATAAAAGAGGCGGGCTTGGCTTTGTATCGTGCTAAACGTTTAGGTAAGAATCGGGTGTCAATCGAGGATTCTTAG
- the tolB gene encoding Tol-Pal system beta propeller repeat protein TolB — MLILAAGMARAELVIEITQGADNPTPIAVVPFGGNGGLSENVSRIISADLDRSGLFESKSPENMLSFPSKQADIFYRDWRILGTDYLVIGDIQRSESGYVAEYGLYDVLQQKKMLGKVLSVGPTGLRDMAHKISDDVYQALTGIRGAFSTKILYIEDMGPSVKERYRLIKADADGAREQLIFKSSEPLLSPAWSNDLTQVAYVSFETSRPAIFRHNLITGKREQLTNFKGLNGAPAWSPDDSKLALVLSKDGNPEIYILDIATRALQRVTKTHSAVIDTEPNWTADGKGIIFTSNRGGNPQIYQVGLATGRVERLTFEGDYNARPRVTPDGKSLVMVHREDGVFHIAWQDIQSGDMRILTETWLDESPSIAPNGAMLLYATQHNNKGVLAAVSIDAGVKFRLPSKQGSVREPAWSPYAK, encoded by the coding sequence ATGCTTATATTGGCTGCAGGCATGGCCCGTGCAGAGCTGGTGATTGAGATTACTCAAGGGGCGGACAACCCCACCCCAATTGCCGTAGTGCCTTTTGGTGGCAATGGTGGCTTGAGTGAAAATGTATCTCGTATCATATCTGCCGATTTAGATCGCAGTGGTTTATTTGAATCTAAAAGCCCTGAAAATATGTTGTCGTTTCCATCGAAACAAGCAGATATTTTTTATCGCGATTGGCGTATATTAGGCACCGATTATTTAGTGATAGGTGATATTCAGCGAAGCGAAAGCGGCTACGTAGCTGAGTACGGTTTGTACGACGTGCTTCAGCAGAAAAAAATGTTAGGTAAAGTGCTATCTGTAGGCCCAACGGGTTTGCGTGATATGGCGCACAAAATTAGTGATGATGTGTATCAAGCGTTAACAGGCATTCGAGGCGCTTTCTCTACCAAGATTCTCTATATCGAAGATATGGGGCCTAGCGTTAAAGAAAGATATCGCTTAATTAAGGCTGATGCTGATGGCGCAAGGGAGCAGTTGATTTTTAAGTCGAGTGAGCCTTTGCTATCACCCGCTTGGTCTAATGATTTGACACAGGTAGCGTATGTATCTTTTGAAACATCGCGACCAGCAATATTTAGACATAACTTAATTACCGGTAAGCGAGAGCAACTTACAAACTTCAAGGGGTTGAATGGCGCGCCAGCATGGTCGCCTGATGATTCTAAATTAGCTCTCGTGTTATCGAAGGATGGCAACCCAGAAATTTACATTTTGGACATTGCTACAAGAGCGCTCCAGCGAGTCACAAAAACCCACTCGGCGGTGATAGATACCGAACCAAACTGGACCGCGGACGGAAAAGGGATAATTTTTACGTCAAATCGCGGTGGAAACCCACAAATTTATCAAGTGGGTCTTGCAACGGGACGGGTGGAACGCTTAACCTTCGAGGGTGATTATAATGCCAGACCACGGGTCACGCCGGATGGTAAAAGTTTGGTTATGGTTCACAGGGAAGATGGAGTATTCCATATTGCTTGGCAGGACATTCAGTCAGGTGACATGCGTATCCTGACTGAAACGTGGTTAGATGAATCGCCCAGTATTGCTCCGAACGGCGCTATGCTATTGTACGCAACACAGCATAACAACAAAGGTGTATTGGCCGCGGTTTCAATTGACGCAGGGGTAAAATTTCGTCTGCCTTCTAAACAGGGTAGCGTAAGAGAGCCAGCTTGGTCGCCTTACGCGAAATAG
- the queE gene encoding 7-carboxy-7-deazaguanine synthase QueE, translating into MADSGLRITEIFHSLQGEARTVGLPTVFVRLTGCPLRCHYCDSEYAFHGGERLSFEQILEQVAGFGAKYVCVTGGEPLAQPGCIDLLSRLCDLGYNVSLETSGAMDVSKVDHRVSIVLDLKTPASGEQDKNLYTNIPLLKLKDQVKFVICDRGDYDWARFQLDQLQLVSKVGDVLFSPSFEQLAPKQLAEWILDDRLPVRFQMQLHKQLWGDTPGV; encoded by the coding sequence ATGGCGGATTCAGGCCTTAGAATTACAGAAATATTCCATTCCCTGCAGGGGGAAGCCCGAACAGTAGGCTTGCCTACGGTGTTTGTGCGGCTTACCGGTTGCCCGCTGCGCTGTCATTATTGCGATTCAGAATACGCCTTTCACGGTGGCGAGCGCTTGTCTTTCGAGCAAATCCTCGAGCAAGTTGCGGGTTTCGGTGCCAAATATGTGTGCGTTACAGGCGGTGAGCCGCTAGCCCAGCCGGGGTGTATCGACCTACTGAGCCGCTTATGCGATCTAGGTTACAACGTTTCACTCGAAACCAGCGGTGCGATGGATGTCTCCAAGGTGGATCATCGAGTAAGCATTGTGCTCGACCTTAAAACGCCGGCTTCTGGCGAGCAAGATAAAAACCTGTATACCAACATCCCGCTGTTAAAACTAAAAGACCAAGTTAAATTCGTTATTTGTGATCGTGGAGATTATGACTGGGCTAGGTTCCAGCTCGATCAATTGCAGCTGGTGTCTAAGGTAGGGGATGTATTGTTTTCTCCCTCTTTTGAGCAGCTGGCACCAAAGCAGCTCGCAGAATGGATACTCGACGATAGGTTGCCGGTAAGATTTCAAATGCAATTACATAAACAGCTTTGGGGTGACACGCCCGGCGTTTAG
- the tolA gene encoding cell envelope integrity protein TolA yields the protein MNILRNIAIPCGATLAIHVVVIAALFSDWQPKIEHKLVKPPRHIEAKLVELKPKAKQAKQEEKPKKVDLTKKQRMLEEQQRAEKLKREAEVKKRQELEAKKAAEAKKKKEQAAAEAKKKERQRKEEQQRQLRIQQEFEKALLEEQGQLLEDSYATQAQSYAALIRQRVERSWSRPPSARNGMRCELSIQLVPSGRVIDVQISRSSGDAAFDRAALKAVKKIEAFPELQDMPIGLFEREFRNFKMVFQPEDLRQ from the coding sequence ATGAATATTCTTCGCAATATTGCCATACCCTGTGGAGCCACCTTGGCGATCCATGTGGTGGTGATTGCGGCGTTATTTTCTGACTGGCAGCCTAAAATAGAGCACAAGCTCGTAAAGCCGCCGCGCCACATAGAAGCTAAATTGGTTGAATTAAAACCAAAGGCTAAGCAGGCAAAGCAGGAAGAAAAGCCTAAAAAGGTAGATTTAACTAAAAAGCAGCGCATGCTAGAAGAGCAGCAACGCGCAGAAAAGTTAAAGCGAGAAGCCGAAGTTAAAAAGCGGCAAGAATTAGAGGCTAAAAAAGCAGCAGAAGCTAAAAAGAAGAAAGAGCAAGCTGCTGCTGAAGCAAAAAAGAAGGAGCGGCAACGTAAAGAAGAGCAGCAGCGACAATTAAGAATACAGCAGGAATTTGAGAAAGCGTTACTTGAAGAGCAGGGGCAATTACTAGAAGATAGCTACGCAACACAGGCTCAAAGTTATGCAGCACTTATAAGGCAGCGAGTAGAGCGAAGCTGGAGTAGGCCGCCATCGGCGCGAAACGGAATGCGTTGTGAGTTGTCTATACAGCTGGTACCAAGTGGGCGCGTAATTGATGTGCAGATTTCTCGCTCTAGTGGCGATGCTGCATTCGATAGGGCAGCACTTAAGGCTGTGAAAAAAATAGAAGCGTTTCCCGAATTGCAGGATATGCCAATTGGCTTATTCGAAAGAGAATTTAGAAACTTCAAAATGGTGTTTCAGCCAGAGGATTTACGACAATGA
- the ruvA gene encoding Holliday junction branch migration protein RuvA, whose translation MIGRLTGILAEKKAPHLLIDIGGVGYDVIAPMTTFYRLPALGEKAVLHTHFSVSETSQQLFGFSSQQDRELFRMLIKVNGVGPKLAVGIMSMESSDFAKCVLDGNLTALVKLPGVGKKTAERLLVDMRDRVKALDTTPSEHSPTGEGAGIVRVDPVINTNVIIADAESALIGLGYKPTEAAKAVSAAYNDTITTSEDLIRAALKGMI comes from the coding sequence ATGATAGGTCGATTAACAGGAATCTTGGCGGAAAAAAAAGCGCCGCATTTACTTATAGATATTGGCGGTGTTGGGTATGACGTGATTGCGCCTATGACGACATTTTATCGCCTCCCCGCACTGGGCGAAAAAGCCGTATTACACACTCATTTTTCAGTTAGCGAAACATCGCAGCAATTGTTTGGCTTTAGTAGCCAGCAAGACAGAGAGCTGTTCCGTATGTTGATTAAGGTGAATGGGGTAGGCCCTAAGCTTGCAGTGGGCATTATGTCCATGGAGTCATCTGATTTTGCTAAATGTGTACTCGATGGCAACTTAACCGCACTTGTAAAGCTACCTGGCGTAGGCAAAAAAACTGCAGAGCGCTTGTTGGTCGATATGCGCGATCGAGTTAAGGCCTTAGATACCACACCTAGCGAGCATTCGCCTACAGGGGAGGGGGCAGGTATTGTCCGTGTCGATCCTGTAATAAACACCAATGTAATTATAGCGGACGCTGAAAGCGCGTTAATTGGCCTAGGGTACAAGCCTACTGAAGCTGCCAAAGCGGTATCTGCTGCGTATAACGATACTATTACCACAAGCGAAGACCTTATCCGTGCAGCTTTAAAAGGTATGATTTAA
- the ruvB gene encoding Holliday junction branch migration DNA helicase RuvB, whose translation MIEQDRIIDANAKSREEQIDRAVRPKSLKEYIGQPVVREQMEIFIGAAQARGDSLDHTLVFGPPGLGKTTLANIIAAEMGADLKSTSGPVLEKAGDLAALMTNLEPGDVLFIDEIHRLSPVVEEILYPAMEDFQLDIMIGEGPAARSIKLELPPFTLVGATTRAGLLTSPLRDRFGIVQRLEFYNIEDLTHIVERSASLMGVAMDTPGAREVAKRSRGTPRIANRLLRRVRDYAEVKSDGTVTAQIADLALNMLNVDEHGFDHMDRRLLLTLIEKFGGGPVGVDSLAAAISEERDTIEDVLEPYLIQQGFIMRTPRGRMATQLAYQHFGLNVPAALKQDSLPGI comes from the coding sequence ATGATTGAGCAAGACCGAATTATTGATGCTAACGCCAAAAGCCGCGAAGAGCAGATAGACCGAGCTGTACGCCCGAAGAGCTTGAAAGAATATATTGGTCAGCCGGTTGTGCGCGAGCAGATGGAAATATTTATCGGCGCCGCGCAAGCGCGCGGTGATAGTTTGGATCATACGCTTGTATTTGGGCCGCCTGGGCTGGGTAAAACAACGCTGGCGAATATTATCGCCGCAGAAATGGGGGCGGATCTAAAGTCCACATCTGGGCCCGTACTCGAGAAAGCTGGCGACCTAGCTGCTCTAATGACAAACTTAGAGCCGGGCGACGTTTTATTTATTGATGAAATACATCGATTAAGTCCGGTGGTAGAAGAAATATTATACCCCGCGATGGAAGACTTTCAGTTGGATATCATGATTGGTGAGGGGCCAGCCGCGCGCTCTATTAAGCTTGAATTACCGCCGTTTACGCTTGTCGGGGCAACTACGCGTGCAGGGTTGCTTACTTCCCCTTTGAGGGATCGATTCGGAATTGTTCAGCGTTTAGAGTTTTACAATATTGAAGATCTCACTCATATTGTTGAGCGTTCTGCGTCCTTGATGGGGGTTGCTATGGATACTCCCGGTGCAAGGGAGGTTGCTAAACGGTCTCGTGGAACACCGCGCATTGCCAATCGTTTACTGCGTCGCGTACGAGATTATGCTGAAGTTAAATCAGATGGTACGGTAACAGCGCAAATTGCAGATCTTGCTCTTAATATGCTCAACGTTGACGAGCACGGCTTTGATCATATGGATCGCAGGCTATTGCTCACGCTTATAGAAAAATTTGGTGGCGGACCGGTGGGTGTCGATAGCCTGGCAGCAGCAATTAGTGAAGAGCGCGACACGATAGAAGACGTGCTTGAGCCGTATCTTATTCAGCAGGGGTTTATTATGCGTACTCCGCGTGGTCGAATGGCTACTCAATTGGCATATCAACATTTCGGTTTGAATGTGCCTGCAGCGCTAAAGCAAGATTCGCTTCCTGGCATATAA
- the pal gene encoding peptidoglycan-associated lipoprotein Pal, which produces MSNIKTLLSLVAVFAFVSGCSSTGKTKGEADTDMNNTVEEQVETVVEVADPRDALIGVDTVFYFDFDQAMLRSEARAALLIHAKVIKETNASIRLEGHADERGSREYNMALGERRANAVRDFLVLQGVPSYSIETVSYGEERAAQVGSNESAWSKNRRVEIKY; this is translated from the coding sequence ATGAGTAACATTAAAACCTTATTGTCGTTAGTAGCAGTATTTGCTTTTGTTTCTGGTTGTAGCAGTACCGGTAAAACTAAAGGCGAAGCTGACACTGATATGAACAACACAGTGGAAGAGCAAGTAGAAACTGTAGTTGAAGTAGCTGATCCACGTGACGCGCTTATTGGCGTAGACACTGTATTCTACTTTGACTTCGACCAAGCAATGTTGCGTTCCGAAGCGCGCGCTGCTTTGTTGATTCACGCTAAAGTGATCAAAGAAACTAACGCTTCTATCCGTTTGGAAGGTCATGCTGATGAGCGTGGTTCACGCGAGTACAACATGGCTCTTGGCGAGCGTCGTGCTAATGCAGTTCGTGACTTCTTAGTACTTCAAGGTGTGCCAAGCTACTCAATCGAAACTGTTAGCTACGGTGAAGAGCGTGCAGCACAAGTTGGCAGCAACGAAAGCGCATGGTCTAAAAACCGTCGTGTAGAAATCAAATACTAA
- the tolQ gene encoding protein TolQ, with protein MTENSLSIWSLIVQASVLVQIVMAILFLLSVVSWGLIVQRGLYQYHAKVAYKDFERQFWSGVDLTQLYRQGNSKANRSATDGVENIFRAGFKEFTRLRQQGSTDPDAIMEGTQRTMRVAMAREEEKLEVFLPFLASVASVSPYIGLFGTVWGIMNSFRGLATESQATLALVAPGISEALVATAMGLFAAIPAVLAYNRFSSNAESLISRYETFAEEFSAILHRQVHSKSAE; from the coding sequence ATGACTGAAAACTCACTGTCTATCTGGAGCTTAATTGTTCAGGCGAGCGTGCTTGTACAAATAGTGATGGCGATTCTATTTTTGCTATCGGTAGTTTCTTGGGGGTTGATTGTTCAACGCGGTTTATACCAATACCACGCTAAGGTAGCTTACAAAGACTTCGAGCGGCAGTTTTGGTCCGGTGTGGATTTAACCCAGCTGTATAGGCAGGGCAATAGCAAGGCCAACCGAAGTGCAACCGATGGTGTAGAGAATATATTCCGCGCTGGTTTCAAAGAGTTTACTCGTTTGCGGCAGCAGGGCAGCACAGACCCCGATGCAATTATGGAAGGCACACAACGCACAATGCGCGTAGCTATGGCTCGAGAGGAAGAAAAACTAGAAGTGTTTTTGCCTTTTTTAGCCAGCGTAGCGTCAGTGAGCCCTTATATTGGTCTGTTTGGTACGGTTTGGGGCATTATGAACTCGTTTCGCGGCTTGGCTACAGAGTCTCAAGCTACGTTGGCGTTGGTTGCTCCTGGTATTTCCGAAGCGCTTGTGGCGACGGCAATGGGCTTATTCGCAGCAATTCCTGCGGTACTGGCTTACAACCGTTTTTCGTCGAATGCTGAATCGCTTATTAGTCGTTACGAAACTTTTGCCGAAGAGTTCTCTGCTATTTTGCACCGCCAAGTTCACTCTAAAAGCGCCGAGTAA
- the ybgF gene encoding tol-pal system protein YbgF, with translation MISKLTITSVAFLFASQVFSQAHVVDPQPQPGMAAKPQKMPEEVAPSPQSQSEIYYQLQLLQQEVLQLRGMVEEQAHELKRLKQQRLDDYLDLDRRLSKVGQGDFTGTKTTLTDIRSTAESAAAASAGAPEQELQEYKDAIDLVLRKQDYKNAVIALKQHLDNYPKGRYAANAQYWLGELYLKDNELEQSRQWFSRLLGEFPNHTKVPDAKYKLGRVYDMMGDKATAKKMLQEVVASKTSASNLARDYLDTHFTE, from the coding sequence ATGATTAGCAAATTAACCATCACCTCTGTGGCGTTCTTGTTCGCTTCCCAAGTTTTCAGTCAGGCGCATGTGGTCGACCCGCAACCACAGCCTGGCATGGCCGCAAAACCGCAAAAAATGCCAGAAGAGGTCGCTCCGTCGCCGCAGAGCCAGTCGGAAATCTACTATCAACTGCAATTGCTGCAGCAAGAAGTACTACAACTGCGTGGTATGGTGGAAGAGCAGGCTCACGAATTGAAGCGTTTAAAGCAGCAGCGCCTTGATGATTACCTGGATTTAGACCGCCGTTTAAGTAAGGTTGGCCAAGGTGATTTCACCGGCACTAAAACCACACTTACCGATATTCGCTCTACCGCTGAATCTGCCGCAGCCGCAAGTGCAGGTGCACCTGAGCAGGAATTGCAGGAATACAAAGATGCCATTGACTTGGTATTGCGCAAACAGGATTACAAAAACGCAGTTATCGCGCTAAAGCAGCACCTAGATAATTACCCCAAAGGCCGCTATGCCGCCAACGCACAATACTGGCTGGGCGAGCTTTATCTTAAAGATAACGAGTTAGAGCAGTCGCGGCAGTGGTTCTCACGCCTGTTAGGTGAGTTCCCCAATCACACCAAAGTACCTGATGCTAAATATAAGTTAGGGCGTGTATACGACATGATGGGCGATAAGGCTACGGCCAAAAAGATGTTGCAGGAAGTGGTTGCATCTAAAACGTCGGCATCTAATTTGGCGCGAGACTACCTCGATACGCACTTTACTGAATAA
- the tolR gene encoding protein TolR, whose product MAAKGKGKRKPLAEINVVPYIDVMLVLLVVFMVTAPLLMQGVKVDLPQSPSAPIDQKDEEPIIVSIKKDGTYYINLGGDQETRRELKDITTIVAKVLREKPNTPILVWGDAKVEYGAVVSLMSDLQGAGAPSVGLVTEPPRS is encoded by the coding sequence ATGGCTGCAAAAGGTAAAGGCAAAAGAAAACCGTTAGCGGAAATCAACGTCGTTCCCTACATCGATGTGATGTTGGTGTTATTGGTTGTGTTTATGGTGACGGCTCCACTGCTCATGCAAGGGGTGAAGGTAGATTTACCGCAGTCTCCGTCTGCACCGATCGATCAAAAAGACGAAGAGCCTATTATTGTTTCTATCAAAAAAGATGGTACCTACTACATTAATTTGGGAGGCGATCAAGAAACTCGCCGCGAGCTGAAAGACATAACCACCATCGTTGCGAAAGTGCTTAGAGAAAAACCCAATACGCCAATACTAGTATGGGGCGACGCCAAGGTAGAGTACGGTGCAGTTGTGAGTTTGATGAGCGATCTTCAGGGCGCCGGTGCTCCCTCTGTAGGCTTAGTTACCGAGCCTCCACGCTCTTAG